In Halomarina salina, one DNA window encodes the following:
- a CDS encoding MFS transporter, which yields MGLVRMTKWRTLVLATVGFNFSFLIWFSFAPFTGPMAEEFGLSLAEIGILASAAIWLAPFGRILTGWLSDKYGAPTVFAIVLGYVGVFSIASAFAQSYTVFFVERLIVATAGITFVIGIQHVSEWFEEEELGTAEGIYAGIGNAGAAGGALILPRVFPSDWSGPLFSTNWRAAFFYTGIVSILLGVAYLLLGEAAKSETKRQATKEKASFDEWFYTATRYGTVVLALAYVMTFGLELSMNGWLATYYREGFDTNDLVLASTFAATFSVAAGLLRPVGGYVSDRLARAERDILPVFHGRYREQWTFVSLCFVVLTMFVMTLAGLSGQVLLAVAAGFLVGMGCAFAEGAIFAQVPAMFPDSSGAVAGVVGGIGTVGGIVYPLVYAAPMLPNLHTGYAVVGVSMVPILLLAAWVFRPTVAEQATTAGFVGSDD from the coding sequence ATGGGACTCGTTCGGATGACCAAGTGGCGGACGCTCGTGCTGGCGACCGTCGGGTTCAACTTCTCCTTCCTCATCTGGTTCTCGTTCGCACCGTTCACGGGGCCGATGGCCGAGGAGTTCGGCCTCTCGCTGGCCGAGATCGGTATCCTGGCGAGCGCGGCCATCTGGCTCGCGCCGTTCGGGCGCATCCTGACGGGGTGGCTCTCCGACAAGTACGGCGCGCCGACGGTGTTCGCCATCGTGCTGGGCTACGTCGGCGTGTTCTCCATCGCGTCGGCGTTCGCACAGTCCTACACCGTGTTCTTCGTCGAGCGGCTCATCGTGGCGACGGCGGGCATCACGTTCGTCATCGGCATCCAGCACGTCTCGGAGTGGTTCGAGGAGGAGGAACTCGGGACCGCGGAGGGCATCTACGCGGGCATCGGGAACGCCGGGGCAGCGGGTGGGGCGCTCATCCTGCCGCGGGTGTTCCCGAGCGACTGGAGCGGACCGCTGTTCTCGACGAACTGGCGGGCCGCGTTCTTCTACACCGGTATCGTCTCCATCCTGCTGGGGGTCGCCTACCTGCTGCTCGGCGAGGCGGCCAAGAGCGAGACGAAGCGCCAGGCGACGAAGGAGAAGGCGAGTTTCGACGAGTGGTTCTACACCGCGACCCGGTACGGGACCGTCGTCCTCGCGCTGGCGTACGTGATGACGTTCGGCCTCGAACTGTCGATGAACGGCTGGCTCGCGACGTACTACCGCGAGGGGTTCGACACGAACGACCTCGTGCTGGCGAGCACGTTCGCCGCGACGTTCTCCGTCGCCGCCGGACTGCTCCGGCCCGTCGGCGGCTACGTCAGCGACCGCCTCGCCCGCGCCGAACGCGACATCCTGCCGGTGTTCCACGGTCGCTACCGCGAGCAGTGGACGTTCGTCTCGCTGTGTTTCGTCGTCCTGACGATGTTCGTCATGACGCTCGCGGGACTCAGCGGGCAGGTGCTGCTGGCCGTCGCCGCGGGCTTCCTCGTCGGGATGGGCTGTGCGTTCGCCGAGGGGGCCATCTTCGCACAGGTGCCCGCGATGTTCCCGGACAGTTCGGGGGCCGTTGCGGGCGTCGTCGGCGGTATCGGCACCGTCGGCGGCATCGTCTACCCGCTGGTGTACGCCGCGCCGATGCTGCCGAACCTCCACACCGGCTACGCCGTCGTCGGGGTGTCGATGGTGCCCATCCTGCTCCTCGCGGCGTGGGTGTTCCGGCCCACGGTCGCCGAGCAGGCCACCACCGCCGGATTCGTCGGGAGCGACGACTGA
- a CDS encoding helix-turn-helix domain-containing protein: MALGETMQRGKSEEANRSEDVLVQARVTCEDFALSEALSQLPEAVVSSGAIAGAGAGVLPLLWIHAPDHDRVERTLRDDPTTTDVTRLTAHGEECLYRLSWGPTVGFVVKLLTSRQATILDVSANHDGWRLRTLYSSHRVLSDAVECCTRHDIDVDVLSIQPMTGDSSGQYGLTEPQYQSLKLAHERGYFEIPRDTDLGELAELQGISHQALSERLRRGTEKLMSQALFCSNKGAQNRL, translated from the coding sequence ATGGCACTTGGTGAGACGATGCAACGCGGGAAGTCGGAGGAGGCCAACCGGAGCGAGGACGTCCTCGTACAGGCACGAGTCACGTGCGAGGACTTCGCCCTGTCGGAGGCGCTCTCACAGCTGCCCGAAGCGGTAGTCAGTAGTGGGGCCATCGCCGGGGCGGGAGCCGGGGTGCTGCCGCTGCTGTGGATACACGCCCCGGACCACGACCGGGTCGAGCGGACACTCCGCGACGACCCGACGACGACGGACGTGACTCGACTCACGGCCCACGGCGAGGAGTGCCTGTATCGTCTCTCGTGGGGGCCGACCGTCGGCTTCGTCGTCAAGCTGCTCACGTCGAGGCAGGCGACGATACTCGACGTCTCGGCGAACCACGACGGCTGGCGACTGCGGACGTTGTACTCGTCCCACCGTGTCCTCAGCGACGCGGTAGAGTGCTGTACGCGCCACGACATCGACGTCGATGTCCTGTCCATTCAGCCGATGACCGGCGATTCGTCCGGACAGTACGGCCTCACGGAACCCCAGTACCAGTCGCTGAAGCTGGCTCACGAACGGGGGTACTTCGAGATTCCCCGTGATACGGACCTCGGGGAGCTCGCGGAGCTACAGGGAATCTCGCATCAGGCGCTCTCCGAGCGCCTGCGACGTGGGACGGAGAAGCTCATGTCACAGGCGCTGTTCTGTAGCAACAAGGGGGCACAGAACCGTCTCTGA
- the nasA gene encoding assimilatory nitrate reductase NasA, which translates to MTDPVPTTCMRCAVGCGHLQHTADVGQAIDVVSGDVSHPVSRGLACQRGIDESANPKGEWLSRPLVREDGELLPTTWDLAMSRVVERFSEALARDHDAVAVLGSGQQTNEAAYALGKLARGGFGTRFYDANTTLCMASAVTAYYDAFGSDAPPPTYDDIPDAETHLVWGANPAVAHPVMFRWITESAEDGALVVVDPVETRTAEVADRHVALEPGTDLALARAILARIVERDEVDEAFVERATVGFDDLRATLPDAASAAATAGVDEETLDALATAFTRKTLCYWGMGVNQSTQGTATAGALVDLCLATGNLRPGSGPFSLTGQANSMGTRVCSSKGSWPGQRSFTDPDERRTVAEAWGVPVDRLPDDPGPGPVELVEAVDDGPVEAVWTVATNPVAGLPDASRARERLDDAFLVVQDAFRTETVELADVVLPAATWGESEGTTTNMERRVSRVRAAIDPPSGVRTDLDIVQRIGDALVPGLFGDHDPEAVFEELAALTAGTPADLSGMSYPRLDAEGAVRWPAPDARSAGGYRYYEGEASSEDAADDAQGGTERWSFATPSGRARFSTGGHGGLAEPTDESYPLTLTTGREPDGYNTGVRSRGADAPERPTARVHPATLASVGGGSGDGGDAGDDGLAVESRRASITVDVDADEAVPEGLVWLPIHHPRTNELTLPATDPRSDEPNYKQCAVRLVPVDDPVAATHPQRASGDD; encoded by the coding sequence GTGACCGACCCCGTCCCGACGACCTGCATGCGCTGTGCGGTCGGCTGCGGGCACCTCCAGCACACGGCCGACGTCGGGCAGGCCATCGACGTCGTGAGCGGCGACGTGAGCCACCCGGTGAGCCGAGGGCTGGCCTGCCAGCGCGGTATCGACGAGAGCGCCAACCCGAAGGGCGAGTGGCTGTCGCGCCCGCTCGTGCGCGAGGACGGCGAACTCCTCCCGACGACCTGGGATCTGGCGATGAGCCGCGTCGTCGAGCGGTTCTCGGAGGCGCTCGCACGCGACCACGACGCCGTCGCCGTCCTCGGCAGCGGCCAGCAGACCAACGAGGCGGCGTACGCGCTCGGCAAACTCGCCCGCGGCGGCTTCGGCACGCGGTTCTACGACGCCAACACGACGCTCTGCATGGCCAGCGCGGTGACGGCCTACTACGACGCGTTCGGCAGCGACGCGCCGCCGCCGACGTACGACGACATCCCCGACGCGGAGACGCACCTCGTCTGGGGAGCCAACCCCGCGGTCGCCCACCCGGTCATGTTCCGCTGGATCACGGAGAGCGCGGAGGACGGTGCCCTCGTCGTCGTCGACCCGGTCGAGACGCGGACCGCCGAGGTGGCGGACCGCCACGTCGCGCTCGAACCGGGGACGGACCTCGCGCTCGCACGGGCAATCCTCGCCCGCATCGTCGAACGCGACGAGGTCGACGAGGCGTTCGTCGAGCGAGCGACGGTCGGCTTCGACGACCTCCGGGCGACGCTACCCGACGCCGCGAGCGCCGCCGCCACCGCGGGCGTCGACGAGGAGACGCTGGACGCGCTGGCGACCGCGTTCACCCGGAAGACGCTCTGCTACTGGGGAATGGGCGTCAACCAGAGTACGCAGGGGACGGCGACGGCGGGTGCGCTGGTCGACCTGTGTCTCGCCACGGGGAACCTCCGGCCGGGGAGCGGCCCGTTCTCGCTCACCGGCCAGGCGAACTCGATGGGCACCCGCGTCTGCTCCTCGAAGGGCTCCTGGCCCGGCCAGCGTTCGTTCACGGACCCGGACGAGCGCCGGACCGTTGCCGAGGCGTGGGGCGTCCCGGTCGACCGACTCCCGGACGACCCCGGTCCGGGGCCAGTAGAACTCGTCGAGGCCGTCGACGACGGGCCGGTCGAAGCCGTCTGGACCGTGGCGACGAACCCCGTCGCGGGGCTGCCGGACGCGAGCCGCGCCCGCGAGCGACTCGACGACGCGTTCCTCGTCGTGCAGGACGCCTTCCGGACGGAGACGGTCGAACTCGCCGACGTGGTCCTCCCGGCCGCGACGTGGGGCGAGTCCGAGGGGACGACGACGAACATGGAACGTCGCGTCTCGCGCGTGCGGGCCGCCATCGACCCGCCCTCTGGCGTCCGAACCGACCTCGACATCGTCCAGCGCATCGGCGACGCGCTGGTTCCGGGCCTGTTCGGCGACCACGACCCGGAGGCCGTCTTCGAGGAACTGGCGGCGCTCACCGCGGGCACGCCCGCAGACCTCTCGGGGATGAGCTACCCCCGCCTCGACGCGGAGGGCGCGGTCCGGTGGCCGGCACCGGACGCCCGGTCGGCGGGCGGCTACCGGTACTACGAGGGTGAAGCGAGCAGCGAGGACGCAGCGGACGACGCACAGGGTGGCACGGAGCGCTGGTCGTTCGCCACTCCGTCCGGTCGAGCGCGCTTCTCGACCGGCGGTCACGGCGGCCTCGCGGAACCGACCGACGAGTCGTACCCGCTGACGCTGACGACGGGCCGCGAACCGGACGGCTACAACACGGGGGTCCGCTCGCGCGGAGCCGACGCGCCGGAGCGACCGACCGCGCGCGTCCACCCGGCGACGCTGGCGTCGGTCGGTGGCGGCAGTGGTGACGGCGGTGACGCTGGCGACGACGGACTCGCCGTCGAGTCGCGGCGCGCGAGCATCACCGTCGACGTGGACGCCGACGAGGCCGTCCCGGAGGGCCTCGTCTGGCTCCCCATCCACCACCCGAGGACGAACGAACTGACCCTCCCGGCGACCGACCCGCGCTCCGACGAACCGAACTACAAGCAGTGTGCGGTCAGGCTGGTACCGGTCGACGACCCGGTCGCCGCGACCCACCCACAGCGAGCGAGCGGCGACGACTGA
- the katG gene encoding catalase/peroxidase HPI, which translates to MNRSEPDWWPEQLNVDLLQQNVEANNPMDEEFDYAEAFESLDLDEVKADIEDVMTTSQEWWPADYGHYGPLMIRMAWHSAGTYRVSDGRGGASRGGQRFSPLNSWPDNANLDKARRLLWPVKKKYGHSLSWADLLVLSGNVALESMGFETFGFGGGREDTYEPDDAPFWGPEDEMETTSPERFDEEGNLKAPLGNSVMGLIYVNPEGPNGEPDLEGSAHNIRETFSNMAMNDEETVALIAGGHTFGKVHGADDPDAHVGFEPEAAPMQAQGFGWESDHESGRGADTITSGIEGPWTDAPIQWDMGYLDNLLDHEWEPHKGPGGAWQWRPVDDELTDTVPDAHDSTKMQSPMMLTTDVALKHDEDYREVIERFQDDPQAFQQAFAKAWYKLIHRDMGPPTRFLGPEVPDEEMLWQDPIPDADYELVGEEEVAELETALLDSELSVSQLVRTAWAAASTFRHSDKRGGPNGGRLRLRPQRDWEVNNPEELSSVLDTLEGIKSEFNDSRSDDVRVSLADLVVLGGNVAVEQAAADAGYDVDVPFEPGRTDASQEQTDVDSFEALEPEADGFRNYLGDEHDRPLEEILIDRSELLTLTAPEMTVLVGGMRALDANYDGSDRGVFTDRPGTLTNDFFVNLYDMDTEWESVDDDDQVFEGKSRDTGEVVYEATRFDLVFGSNSELRAIGEVYGADDAEEKFVEDFVDAWHKVMTLDRFDLE; encoded by the coding sequence ATGAACAGGTCAGAACCCGACTGGTGGCCCGAGCAGCTGAACGTCGACCTCCTGCAGCAGAACGTCGAGGCGAACAACCCGATGGACGAGGAGTTCGACTACGCCGAGGCGTTCGAGTCCCTCGACCTCGACGAGGTGAAGGCGGACATCGAGGACGTGATGACGACGTCGCAGGAGTGGTGGCCGGCCGACTACGGCCACTACGGGCCGCTGATGATTCGGATGGCGTGGCACAGCGCCGGGACGTACCGGGTCAGCGACGGCCGCGGTGGCGCGTCCCGTGGCGGCCAGCGCTTCTCCCCGCTCAACAGCTGGCCGGACAACGCGAACCTGGACAAGGCCCGCCGGCTGCTCTGGCCGGTCAAGAAGAAGTACGGTCACAGCCTCTCGTGGGCCGACCTGCTGGTGCTGAGCGGTAACGTCGCCCTGGAGTCGATGGGCTTCGAGACGTTCGGCTTCGGCGGCGGTCGCGAGGACACCTACGAACCCGACGACGCGCCCTTCTGGGGGCCCGAAGACGAGATGGAGACGACCTCTCCCGAGCGGTTCGACGAGGAAGGGAACCTCAAGGCGCCGCTGGGGAACTCCGTCATGGGGCTCATCTACGTCAACCCCGAGGGGCCCAACGGCGAACCCGACCTCGAAGGGTCGGCGCACAACATCCGCGAGACGTTCAGCAACATGGCGATGAACGACGAGGAGACGGTCGCGCTCATCGCCGGCGGCCACACCTTCGGGAAGGTCCACGGTGCGGACGACCCCGACGCACACGTCGGCTTCGAGCCGGAGGCAGCTCCCATGCAGGCGCAGGGCTTCGGCTGGGAGAGCGACCACGAGTCCGGCCGCGGGGCCGACACCATCACCAGCGGCATCGAGGGGCCGTGGACCGACGCCCCCATCCAGTGGGACATGGGCTACCTCGACAACCTGCTCGACCACGAGTGGGAGCCCCACAAGGGCCCCGGCGGTGCGTGGCAGTGGCGGCCGGTCGACGACGAACTCACGGACACCGTCCCGGACGCCCACGACAGCACGAAGATGCAGTCGCCGATGATGCTCACGACCGACGTCGCGCTGAAGCACGACGAGGACTACCGCGAGGTCATCGAGCGCTTCCAGGACGACCCACAGGCGTTCCAGCAGGCGTTCGCGAAGGCGTGGTACAAGCTCATCCACCGCGACATGGGCCCGCCGACCCGGTTCCTCGGTCCCGAGGTGCCCGACGAGGAGATGCTCTGGCAGGACCCCATCCCCGACGCCGACTACGAGCTCGTCGGCGAGGAGGAGGTCGCCGAACTCGAAACGGCGCTCCTCGACTCCGAGCTCTCGGTCTCCCAGCTGGTCAGGACCGCCTGGGCGGCAGCGTCGACGTTCCGCCACAGCGACAAGCGCGGCGGGCCGAACGGCGGCCGGCTCCGACTCCGCCCGCAGCGCGACTGGGAGGTGAACAACCCCGAGGAGCTATCGAGCGTCCTCGACACGCTCGAAGGCATCAAATCGGAGTTCAACGACTCCCGGTCCGACGACGTGCGCGTCTCGCTCGCCGACCTCGTCGTCCTCGGCGGCAACGTGGCCGTCGAGCAGGCGGCGGCGGACGCGGGCTACGACGTCGACGTCCCGTTCGAACCGGGCCGGACCGACGCCTCGCAGGAGCAGACCGACGTGGACTCGTTCGAGGCGCTGGAACCGGAGGCCGACGGGTTCCGCAACTACCTGGGCGACGAACACGACCGACCGCTCGAGGAGATCCTCATCGACCGCTCGGAGCTGCTGACGCTGACGGCCCCCGAGATGACGGTCCTCGTCGGCGGGATGCGTGCGCTCGACGCGAACTACGACGGGTCGGACCGCGGCGTCTTCACCGACCGACCGGGGACGCTGACCAACGACTTCTTCGTGAACCTGTACGACATGGACACGGAGTGGGAATCGGTCGACGACGACGACCAGGTCTTCGAGGGCAAGAGTCGCGACACCGGCGAGGTCGTCTACGAGGCGACCCGCTTCGACCTCGTGTTCGGGTCGAACTCCGAACTCCGAGCCATCGGCGAGGTGTACGGCGCGGACGACGCCGAGGAGAAGTTCGTCGAGGACTTCGTCGACGCCTGGCACAAGGTGATGACCCTCGACCGCTTCGACCTCGAGTGA
- the ddh gene encoding D-2-hydroxyacid dehydrogenase → MRILVHDSVTPVFDPDLLVDYLRSEGLDATTDRPPAACDGCVAFDHDDALLDAPWVHAITAGYDNYPAERYREAGVAFTNSTGIHGTSVGESVAGHCLTFARRLHRYRDRQHDRRWERDPYDAAFTLDGERACVVGLGTLGRGVAARLDALGMTIVGVRQTPAGVVGVEEVFTPDALHEAVTDARFVVLTVPLTEATTGLVDAEVLAAMREDAYLVNVARGEVVDQDALVAALEEGTVAGAALDALDPEPLPEDSPLWGFPEVLVTPHCAAMTNDYHEAVGDLVVANARRLDREESPVNRVV, encoded by the coding sequence ATGCGCATCCTCGTCCACGACTCGGTCACTCCGGTGTTCGACCCGGACCTGCTCGTCGACTACCTGCGGAGCGAGGGCCTCGACGCGACGACCGACCGGCCGCCCGCTGCCTGTGACGGGTGCGTCGCGTTCGACCACGACGACGCACTGCTCGACGCGCCGTGGGTCCACGCCATCACCGCGGGCTACGACAATTACCCGGCCGAGCGCTACCGCGAGGCGGGCGTCGCGTTCACGAACTCGACGGGCATCCACGGGACGAGCGTCGGCGAGAGCGTCGCGGGGCACTGCCTCACCTTCGCGCGGCGACTCCACCGCTACCGGGACCGCCAGCACGACCGCCGGTGGGAGCGCGACCCGTACGACGCCGCGTTCACGCTCGACGGCGAGCGCGCCTGCGTCGTCGGCCTCGGGACGCTCGGGCGGGGCGTCGCCGCCCGACTCGACGCCCTCGGGATGACCATCGTCGGCGTTCGGCAGACGCCCGCCGGGGTCGTCGGCGTCGAGGAGGTGTTCACTCCGGACGCGCTCCACGAGGCCGTCACCGACGCCCGGTTCGTCGTCCTCACCGTCCCGCTGACCGAGGCGACGACCGGCCTGGTCGACGCCGAGGTGCTCGCCGCGATGCGCGAGGACGCCTACCTCGTCAACGTCGCCCGCGGCGAGGTGGTCGACCAGGACGCGCTCGTGGCGGCGCTGGAAGAAGGGACCGTCGCTGGCGCGGCGCTCGACGCGCTCGACCCCGAACCGTTGCCGGAAGACTCGCCGCTGTGGGGGTTCCCGGAGGTGCTCGTCACGCCGCACTGCGCGGCGATGACGAACGACTACCACGAGGCGGTCGGCGACCTGGTCGTCGCGAACGCGCGGCGACTCGACCGGGAGGAGTCGCCGGTCAACCGCGTCGTCTGA
- a CDS encoding bacterio-opsin activator domain-containing protein, translating to MTFDNLVAPTGDPTGSTDSTAPTDPTDADDAPDVEEEETSLVIEFTVAAEDFVLAETLDAVPEKTLEFEQFVPTSEELLPYLWATDSGMREFEVAATNDPTVESLRRVGHFGDGALYHVTWSDSADHLLTWLRGNDAVVLQTETTNDGWLVKLRVGSRTALGDLQSFCRDRDISFEVIRLYELTQPKMGQFNVSEKQRDCLLVALEMGFFDIPRGATLGDVADRLDISTRSASERLRRGQTNLLNNTLTIGEPTGVGVGEDI from the coding sequence ATGACCTTCGACAACCTCGTCGCACCCACAGGCGACCCGACCGGTTCGACCGACTCGACCGCCCCGACCGACCCGACCGACGCGGACGACGCCCCCGACGTCGAGGAGGAGGAGACGAGCCTCGTCATCGAGTTCACCGTCGCCGCCGAGGATTTCGTCCTCGCCGAGACGCTCGACGCCGTCCCGGAGAAGACGCTGGAGTTCGAGCAGTTCGTTCCGACCAGCGAGGAACTGCTCCCGTACCTCTGGGCGACCGACAGCGGTATGCGCGAGTTCGAGGTGGCGGCGACGAACGACCCGACCGTCGAGTCGCTTCGTCGCGTCGGGCACTTCGGCGACGGCGCGCTCTACCACGTCACGTGGAGCGACAGTGCCGACCACCTCCTCACGTGGTTGCGGGGCAACGACGCGGTGGTGCTCCAGACGGAGACCACGAACGACGGCTGGCTGGTCAAACTCCGCGTCGGTTCGCGGACGGCACTCGGCGACCTCCAGTCGTTCTGCCGGGACCGCGACATCTCGTTCGAGGTGATTCGGCTCTACGAGTTGACCCAGCCGAAGATGGGTCAGTTCAACGTCTCGGAGAAACAGCGCGACTGTCTGCTCGTCGCGCTGGAGATGGGGTTCTTCGACATCCCTCGCGGAGCGACGCTCGGAGACGTCGCCGACCGCCTCGACATCTCCACGCGGTCGGCGTCCGAACGACTGCGCCGGGGGCAGACGAACCTCCTCAACAACACCCTCACCATCGGCGAGCCGACGGGGGTCGGCGTCGGCGAAGATATATGA
- a CDS encoding RidA family protein, which translates to MRRQRVQSGTEWEERVGYSRAVRVGDRVLVSGTTATDEAGVIDGDAAAQTTRAIRNVDRALTEAGAGLDDVVRTRLFVTDFEGDWEAVGQAHAEAFGEVRPAATMVEVSRLVDPAMRVEIEVEAVVGGEGS; encoded by the coding sequence ATGCGACGACAGCGAGTCCAGAGCGGCACCGAGTGGGAGGAGCGCGTCGGCTACTCGCGGGCGGTCCGGGTCGGTGACCGGGTTCTCGTCTCCGGGACGACCGCGACGGACGAGGCGGGGGTGATCGACGGCGACGCCGCCGCCCAGACCACGCGGGCGATTCGGAACGTCGACCGCGCGCTGACCGAGGCGGGTGCGGGTCTCGACGACGTCGTCCGCACGCGCCTGTTCGTCACGGACTTCGAGGGTGATTGGGAGGCCGTCGGACAGGCCCATGCGGAGGCCTTCGGCGAGGTCCGACCGGCGGCGACGATGGTGGAGGTGTCGCGGCTCGTCGACCCCGCGATGCGCGTCGAGATAGAGGTCGAGGCGGTGGTCGGCGGGGAGGGTTCGTGA
- a CDS encoding nitrite/sulfite reductase has product MPHKKEAWKTEAYGDEVREKLLEFAERGWHSIPEDERDEWFSRFKFWGVFHQRSGQESYFMLRLTNCGGVLEPGQLRAIGEVAREYASGPIENPEFGDAWVDFTTRQSIQLHWLKLEDIPEVWEKLEAVGVSSRSAGGDTMRNISGCPVAGKDAEEYVETRPLLDELQADLRGDDALANMPRKFNISVTGCRQGCAQDSINDVALEPARKLVAGERVRGFNLRAGGGLGGREPRRARSLDVFVTPENAYEVVRAFVELYHETGDRENRNKNRGRFFVDEHGTETIREELAERVDFTLRHSGTDLRGEYTYNAGRPSEDGRHDHVGVHEQGGGLHYVGLSVPVGRMGAEETVELAALADEYGSGEVRLTRRQNPLIMDVPEDALDALLAEPLLETHSPEPSTFTRGTMACTGTEFCSLALTETKARTAVMLRWLRANVDLPDDVDQLKIHFSGCTADCGQALTADIGLQGMRARKDGEMVEAMDVGVGGGIGAEPSFIEWVHQRVPADEVPGMLRNLLHAFAALRDEGQTFREWVDATGHETIVELADPEETDYEDPCLYDAKQSWYPFADGESPAPTAPDGTPLAND; this is encoded by the coding sequence ATGCCCCACAAGAAAGAGGCGTGGAAGACGGAGGCGTACGGCGACGAGGTCCGCGAGAAACTGCTGGAGTTCGCCGAGCGCGGCTGGCACTCCATCCCCGAGGACGAGCGAGACGAGTGGTTCTCGCGGTTCAAGTTCTGGGGCGTGTTCCACCAGCGGTCGGGCCAGGAGAGCTACTTCATGCTCCGCCTGACGAACTGCGGCGGCGTGCTGGAGCCGGGGCAACTGCGCGCCATCGGCGAGGTGGCGCGCGAGTACGCGAGCGGTCCCATCGAGAACCCGGAGTTCGGCGACGCCTGGGTCGACTTCACCACCCGGCAGTCGATTCAGCTCCACTGGTTGAAACTGGAGGATATCCCGGAGGTGTGGGAGAAACTCGAGGCGGTCGGCGTCTCCTCGCGGTCGGCGGGCGGGGACACCATGCGCAACATCTCGGGCTGTCCGGTCGCCGGGAAGGACGCCGAGGAGTACGTCGAGACGCGGCCGCTGCTCGACGAACTCCAGGCGGACCTGCGCGGTGACGACGCGCTGGCGAACATGCCCCGGAAGTTCAACATCTCCGTCACGGGCTGTCGGCAGGGCTGTGCGCAGGACTCCATCAACGACGTGGCGCTGGAACCGGCTCGCAAGCTCGTCGCGGGTGAGCGCGTCCGGGGGTTCAACCTCCGGGCCGGCGGGGGACTCGGCGGCCGCGAGCCGCGTCGCGCCCGCTCGCTCGACGTGTTCGTGACGCCCGAGAACGCCTACGAAGTGGTCCGGGCGTTCGTCGAACTGTACCACGAGACCGGCGACCGCGAGAACCGCAACAAGAACCGCGGCCGGTTCTTCGTCGACGAACACGGGACAGAGACCATCCGCGAAGAGCTCGCCGAGCGCGTCGACTTCACGCTCCGTCACTCGGGGACCGACCTCCGCGGCGAGTACACGTACAACGCGGGCCGACCGAGCGAGGACGGCCGCCACGACCACGTCGGCGTCCACGAGCAGGGCGGTGGCCTGCACTACGTCGGGCTGAGCGTCCCCGTGGGGCGCATGGGCGCGGAGGAGACCGTCGAACTGGCGGCCCTGGCCGACGAGTACGGCAGCGGCGAGGTGCGCCTGACCCGGCGACAGAACCCGCTGATAATGGACGTCCCGGAGGACGCCCTCGACGCGCTGCTCGCCGAACCGTTGCTGGAGACGCACTCGCCGGAGCCGTCGACGTTCACCCGCGGCACGATGGCGTGTACCGGCACCGAGTTCTGCTCGCTGGCGCTGACGGAGACGAAGGCGCGGACCGCCGTGATGCTGCGCTGGCTCCGGGCGAACGTCGACCTGCCGGACGACGTGGACCAGTTGAAGATACACTTCTCGGGCTGCACCGCCGACTGCGGGCAGGCGCTGACCGCCGACATCGGCCTGCAGGGGATGCGCGCCCGGAAGGACGGCGAGATGGTCGAGGCGATGGACGTCGGCGTCGGCGGCGGCATCGGCGCGGAGCCGTCGTTCATCGAGTGGGTCCACCAGCGCGTCCCAGCCGACGAGGTGCCGGGGATGCTGCGCAACCTCCTCCACGCGTTCGCCGCGTTGCGCGACGAGGGCCAGACGTTCCGGGAGTGGGTCGACGCCACTGGTCACGAGACCATCGTCGAACTGGCCGACCCGGAGGAGACCGACTACGAGGACCCGTGTCTGTACGACGCCAAACAGTCGTGGTACCCGTTCGCCGACGGGGAGAGCCCCGCGCCGACCGCACCCGACGGTACTCCGCTCGCCAATGACTGA